The nucleotide sequence CCACTCTCTAACTGCGCACTTATCGGAAAAGACCTCCATCTAAATCTAGTATGCCCATTTTCTCAAACACCTTCAGGTAATCATGTTGGCCCAAAGGATATGTTAGCCAAACCATGTTCCTCCTCTATGGTAAATGGTCTTAGCTATCTTTAAACTAGAATGCAGTGAGTACATAAAGAAGTTAGGTTATAAAATATTAATGATTAAAACAAACATGGATTTGTCAATTATTAGATGCAGAAAAATCAACCAGCAACCTAAAAAGTTCATGAATTCCTCGAGTATGCTGATCATAAGAAGTTCGACAGTCTTTTTCTGTCAATTTATGGGAAACCCTAGAAAAATCTGTTGTCAAGGCACATGATATAAGCAAATGAAACATCCAGTCTTTCAAGCAACTCCAACAAATTAGCCAGTGGCCCGGCAACAAGCAAAAGCATGAAGTCAGTCGAATTACCCAATGTAAGCTTCTCTGGCCTCCAGGATTTGCAAGCAGCGAAGGGAAGGCGAGAGGGGAGAGGGCTGCGTGGGGCGAACGCCGGCCGATCGTTTGGGCATTTCTCGTGTGTTTCGTTACCTTCGATTAATAAAAGGTGTATTTGGTCAATTAGAGGTTTTTTTGGTGCGTAAAAGTAAACAGCAAATTATTTTTTTGGCACATTAATTATGGGCTTAAAAACGGTATTATAATAACCGTAATCACTGTCCCGTTAACGTACATTTTTTGGTGTTCTCCTGTGGAAAGCAGAAAGCAATTCTGGCCAGTACTACAGAAATCAGAAACACTTTTATGGCCAATACCATGGTTATGTTACTTTTGGTTGTCTGCTGCAGTTTTGATGGCAGAAAACACTGCAGAAAGAGGAACAAGATGATGAGTCTTTGGTAACAGTTAATGTTGCAGACACCAGATTCATGCATGCCCTCGTATTCACGAGCATTTCTACATAACACGTTAtcagatatatatacatacacagtgctcttcttcttcttcttccttctttcccgCTGGCCCGTCGCTTAAAAGCCGAGACTTAGCGCCGCTTTGACGTCGAGCCTCCACGCGCAACCGCCGCTGTCCAACCTCCACACGTCGCACGGCGCTGCCAGTGGCGAGGACGGAGTCGTCTGCCTCCCTGGAGGCTTCGCCTGCCTGACACGCACCCTGCAAGTGAACGCTCGGCATTCCCAAGCCGGAGGCACCAATCCCCGCGTCACCAGCTCCACCCTCACCGCCTCGTCCTCCTCCCTTACTCCGCGGTCTCCCGACGAGGAACCCACCACCCTCCTCCGGCAGGCCTCGTTGGTCCACGTCACCCGTTCCCACACATCGGACACAAAACCGGGGCACTCGTCCGCAGCCAACGCCGCCCTCACCCCCTCGTCGCTCCTACGTGCGATCTCCCCCTCCCTCCACATGTCCGTCACGCACTCCACCGTCACCCACAAACTTACGACCCTCACCGGCCACGACTCCGATCCTCCCCCCTCCCCTCGCCCCATCCAAGTCGGCACCACGGCTGCAGCAGGAGTAACAGGACTAGAATGCTGCATCGACGACTCCGTCGCCACGTCCTTCCCCTCCGGCATCTCTGGAATCAACGGTAGCGTCACGATCGTCGACGATGACTTCTCATCCTCCTTTACCGCAGTCGCCTGCCCCCTCCTAGGCTTCCTGCCCTGGGACTTGGCGGATCTCTTCCTCTTCGGCCTCCTCGCTACGGCGCGCGCCTCTGTGGAGACTACAGAGACCGCCGGGGAACCTGTTTCAGCGGAGGCGGGCTTGGGGGCGATGGGGCGGAACCTGAGCATGATCCGCCTCACCTTCCAGGCAGCATCGACGTCGCCAACTCCGCCGTACATCGTTAGACAGCAACCGCCTTGCCGCACCATCTCCTCCTTTTGTTGGCTATTATTATGACTGGTGTAGTATCTGCTTTAAGCAAGAGCTGGCCATGACGGACATAGAACGACGGAGCATTAAATAGTGATGATGGCGAAGGACACGTTTCCCCGTAAGCGACATGGAGGGAGGGCATCTTTTTCCGCTGCCATTGGCCGAGGAGGACAGGTGGAGCGTGACGAGGGGCAGTTCATGTCAAAGGACAGACGCACAGGAGAGGGGGGACAAGGAGAGTGGAGGTGGTGAAGGGTACGGGGCGAATAGGATCTTGCGGAGTGTCTCCACGGGCGCGGGATGTCACAAGTGGGCGGTGCGTGAGAAGAGAACTGAAAGCGAGAGCGAGGAGGAGATTCTGGAGAGGGGAAGACGTGGGCGAATCGGAGGCGGATAGGGACGAACCGGAAGGGGGACGAAGGCGCAGGGATTGGATGGGGATCCGGGCAACAGTGGACGCGTGGAGCGTCCGAGGGTGACGTGAGACAATGCCGAAAAAAGAAACTTTTTTCCCACAACCCGCTCGTATACCCGTTTACTAATTGTAAGAGATGGGGCCCTATGTGTCATGTGTCGCTGAAACGAATCGAGGAGTTGACACGTCGGAAGGGTGGTAAGCGTTGGGGTACGAAAATATTCGATCTTGTTTTTCTAGGGTACTACGAGGGGGACGGTGATGGTGATTGGTGGGTGCGAGGGATTGGGTTGTAGGGCCGACATTGTTACGAGAGGTCCTCGCTTTACCGTTGGTGAGTGGCTGAGATGGTAATGGATCAAAGTGTTattgttatatattttaatttatcatcGTGCAACTAAAATTATATGGCTCAGTAAATCAAACGCAATGACgatcataaattatattaaaaaatgataaatatctgAGAAATTAATTAAACATTTTTAATTGGAATGagatgaaataggatgaattaATTAAAGTTGATAGGTAGCCAATTTATCTATGATTCTTTGATATGTAAAGAGAGATGTGGTATGTACGTTGTTGACGAGTTATGGTAATTGATT is from Musa acuminata AAA Group cultivar baxijiao chromosome BXJ3-8, Cavendish_Baxijiao_AAA, whole genome shotgun sequence and encodes:
- the LOC135645363 gene encoding uncharacterized protein LOC135645363; protein product: MVRQGGCCLTMYGGVGDVDAAWKVRRIMLRFRPIAPKPASAETGSPAVSVVSTEARAVARRPKRKRSAKSQGRKPRRGQATAVKEDEKSSSTIVTLPLIPEMPEGKDVATESSMQHSSPVTPAAAVVPTWMGRGEGGGSESWPVRVVSLWVTVECVTDMWREGEIARRSDEGVRAALAADECPGFVSDVWERVTWTNEACRRRVVGSSSGDRGVREEDEAVRVELVTRGLVPPAWECRAFTCRVRVRQAKPPGRQTTPSSPLAAPCDVWRLDSGGCAWRLDVKAALSLGF